The Hyphomonas sediminis genome contains a region encoding:
- the rsmI gene encoding 16S rRNA (cytidine(1402)-2'-O)-methyltransferase translates to MGARAAGQQPVAVQPGLYVVSTPIGNLRDITLRALDILGAADEVLAEDTRVAAKLMSAYGIKARLSPYHDHNGAERRPQILSRLAEGGRIALISDAGTPLVSDPGWKLVHDALEQGLKVYPVPGASALLAGLVASGLPSDRFMFAGFLPPKSGARKAALEALKHVPATLVFYESGPRLAESLADLASVLGGSRDGAVARELTKMFEETRRGTLTALAEHYEQAGPPRGEIVILAGPPEEKVATAADLDTALRDALASMPTKEAATSVAEALGLPRREVYQRALQLKSENAG, encoded by the coding sequence ATGGGCGCCCGCGCAGCCGGGCAACAGCCCGTTGCCGTTCAGCCAGGCCTGTATGTTGTTTCTACTCCGATCGGCAACCTTCGCGACATCACCCTGCGTGCGCTCGATATTCTCGGCGCGGCAGACGAGGTGCTGGCGGAGGACACCCGCGTGGCGGCCAAGCTTATGTCCGCCTACGGGATTAAAGCCCGCCTCAGCCCTTACCATGACCATAATGGGGCCGAACGGAGACCGCAGATCCTTTCCCGTCTTGCCGAAGGTGGGCGAATTGCGCTCATTTCAGACGCCGGCACACCGCTGGTGTCCGATCCTGGCTGGAAGCTGGTGCACGACGCGTTGGAGCAGGGGCTGAAGGTTTACCCGGTGCCCGGCGCATCTGCTTTGCTGGCGGGACTGGTTGCGTCGGGACTGCCCAGTGACCGGTTCATGTTTGCAGGGTTCCTGCCCCCGAAATCGGGCGCACGAAAAGCGGCGCTTGAGGCGCTGAAGCACGTGCCCGCGACGCTCGTATTCTATGAAAGCGGCCCGCGTTTGGCAGAAAGCCTTGCAGATCTTGCGAGCGTTCTGGGCGGTAGCCGCGACGGCGCCGTTGCGCGCGAGCTGACAAAGATGTTCGAAGAAACCCGGCGGGGGACACTCACTGCGCTCGCCGAACATTATGAACAGGCAGGCCCGCCCAGGGGTGAGATTGTCATTCTGGCCGGGCCGCCGGAGGAGAAAGTCGCAACTGCGGCGGATCTCGATACAGCGCTGCGCGATGCGCTGGCCTCAATGCCAACCAAGGAAGCGGCAACCAGTGTCGCCGAGGCGCTGGGGTTGCCACGGCGGGAAGTTTACCAGCGCGCGCTCCAGCTGAAGTCGGAAAATGCCGGCTGA
- a CDS encoding penicillin-binding protein activator: protein MTLLPPLLRKLRAPSLVLASLLLATACASAPARPPVSIGTGQPRVDPVTGEPVQAKPGEEVDDLALEPYHRDDGGLTPDFMVGKDVKRAAVLLPFSHPSANVRTEAEAMLAGIELALFELAGTDFMILPKDTAGRASTAEARADEAIKEGADIILGPLFAANVGGVKDAASRKSLPVVAFSNDKTVAGGGVYLASIMPEEEVIRVMGYAASRGTRTFVFLGPDSTYGKQVEAAMRAEAAKNGWRMASSAFYPADSGAGDQARQIASVIKAETAVSRERIGVMIPERGVKLLAVAPLLPYNGVDLGKVRLLGTSAWDDSSIWREPALEGALFATSDPDNMSTFKDTYHRIYGRAPSDLAAAAYDAAAMAVSLSTASRIQHSGVTDPNGFMGVNGLFRYRLDGTAQRGLAVKQISGSGAAVVEKGITQFPPGGS, encoded by the coding sequence ATGACATTGTTGCCACCATTGCTCAGGAAACTCCGGGCGCCAAGCCTTGTGCTGGCCTCGCTGCTTCTGGCAACTGCATGTGCCTCCGCGCCCGCCCGCCCGCCGGTCTCGATTGGCACCGGCCAACCGCGCGTCGATCCGGTCACCGGCGAGCCTGTTCAAGCCAAGCCTGGTGAAGAAGTCGACGATCTGGCGCTGGAACCCTACCACCGAGACGATGGCGGCCTGACCCCTGATTTCATGGTTGGCAAGGATGTGAAGCGCGCTGCCGTGCTGCTACCCTTCTCTCACCCCAGCGCCAATGTGCGTACCGAAGCCGAAGCCATGTTGGCCGGCATCGAGCTGGCGCTGTTCGAACTCGCCGGCACAGATTTCATGATCCTTCCAAAGGACACAGCTGGGCGCGCCTCGACGGCTGAAGCCCGCGCAGACGAGGCCATCAAAGAAGGCGCAGACATTATTCTTGGGCCGCTGTTTGCGGCAAATGTCGGCGGCGTTAAAGATGCGGCAAGCCGCAAATCCCTCCCGGTCGTCGCATTCTCCAATGACAAGACAGTCGCCGGCGGCGGAGTTTACCTTGCCTCCATCATGCCGGAAGAGGAAGTCATCCGCGTGATGGGCTACGCCGCCAGCCGCGGCACCCGCACCTTCGTCTTCCTCGGACCCGACTCCACTTATGGCAAGCAGGTGGAAGCGGCGATGCGCGCCGAGGCGGCCAAGAATGGCTGGCGGATGGCATCGAGTGCCTTCTACCCCGCCGACAGCGGCGCAGGCGACCAGGCCCGCCAGATTGCCAGCGTGATCAAGGCAGAAACCGCTGTCTCCAGAGAGCGCATTGGCGTGATGATCCCGGAACGCGGCGTAAAGCTGCTCGCAGTCGCTCCGCTCCTGCCCTACAATGGCGTAGACCTCGGCAAGGTGCGGCTGCTGGGAACCAGCGCTTGGGACGACAGCTCCATCTGGCGCGAGCCGGCGCTGGAAGGCGCGCTTTTTGCCACGTCCGATCCCGACAATATGTCGACCTTCAAAGACACTTACCACCGGATCTATGGCCGCGCGCCATCTGACCTTGCGGCTGCGGCCTATGACGCCGCCGCGATGGCAGTAAGCCTTTCTACCGCCAGCAGGATCCAGCATTCCGGCGTGACCGATCCGAATGGCTTCATGGGGGTGAACGGCCTGTTCCGTTACCGTCTCGACGGCACCGCCCAGCGCGGCCTCGCCGTCAAGCAAATCAGCGGCTCTGGCGCGGCTGTCGTAGAGAAAGGTATTACCCAATTCCCCCCGGGTGGTAGCTAA
- the dnaJ gene encoding molecular chaperone DnaJ yields MSKRDYYEVLGVDRGVDEKALKSAYRKLAMKYHPDQNAGDPAAEEKFKEVGEAYAVLSDAQKRAAYDRYGHGAFENGGMGGNPFGQGGNPEDIFQDLFSQVFGGGFASGRKRGGPQRGADLRYDLEITLEEAFYGKDETIHVPQAVTCRPCDGSGASPGTKPETCETCGGHGRVRAQQGFFTMERTCHICQGRGQIIRKPCKSCGGSGQVKEERKLQVKIPAGVESGMRIRLSGEGEPGTSGGPKGDLYIFVEVVEHDIFERDGPNLYCRAPVPMTTAALGGEIDIPTIDGGRARVAIPEGAQTGRKLRLRGKGMPSVRANAQTGDLYVEMFVETPQNLTARQKELLRQFCDCSGADCHPESEGFLGKIKRFWGGDGDEKRPI; encoded by the coding sequence ATGAGCAAGCGCGACTATTACGAGGTGCTGGGCGTTGACCGCGGGGTCGACGAAAAGGCACTGAAATCGGCATACCGCAAGCTGGCGATGAAGTATCACCCCGACCAGAATGCGGGCGACCCGGCAGCCGAAGAGAAGTTCAAGGAAGTCGGGGAAGCCTATGCTGTTCTTTCCGATGCCCAGAAACGCGCGGCTTATGATCGCTATGGCCACGGCGCCTTCGAGAATGGCGGCATGGGCGGAAACCCGTTCGGCCAGGGCGGCAACCCTGAAGACATTTTCCAGGATCTCTTCAGCCAGGTGTTCGGCGGGGGCTTCGCCTCAGGCCGTAAGCGCGGCGGCCCGCAACGCGGCGCAGACCTGCGCTATGATCTCGAAATCACGCTTGAAGAAGCTTTCTACGGCAAGGATGAGACCATCCATGTGCCGCAGGCCGTAACCTGCCGCCCCTGCGACGGCTCAGGCGCCTCGCCTGGCACCAAGCCTGAAACCTGCGAGACCTGCGGCGGCCATGGCCGCGTTCGGGCGCAGCAGGGTTTCTTCACGATGGAGCGCACCTGCCATATCTGTCAGGGGCGCGGCCAGATCATCCGCAAGCCCTGCAAGAGCTGCGGCGGCAGCGGCCAGGTGAAGGAAGAACGCAAACTGCAGGTGAAAATCCCGGCAGGCGTCGAAAGCGGTATGCGTATCCGGCTTTCCGGCGAAGGCGAGCCCGGCACCAGTGGCGGCCCGAAAGGCGACCTCTACATCTTTGTCGAAGTCGTCGAGCACGACATCTTCGAGCGCGACGGCCCCAACCTCTATTGCCGCGCGCCCGTGCCTATGACGACAGCCGCCCTCGGCGGCGAAATCGATATCCCGACCATTGATGGCGGCCGCGCCCGCGTCGCCATTCCCGAAGGCGCCCAGACAGGCCGTAAGCTGCGCCTGCGCGGCAAGGGCATGCCAAGCGTGCGCGCAAACGCCCAGACCGGCGACCTCTATGTCGAGATGTTTGTGGAAACGCCTCAAAACCTGACAGCTCGCCAGAAGGAATTGCTGCGGCAGTTCTGCGACTGCTCCGGCGCCGATTGCCACCCCGAAAGCGAAGGCTTCCTTGGCAAGATCAAGCGTTTCTGGGGCGGCGACGGCGACGAAAAGCGCCCGATCTGA
- a CDS encoding TetR/AcrR family transcriptional regulator, which produces MSITPKRESALMSAPEAKSLESTAPGRSARAEQRRVAFLDAAREVFLEQGYEAASMAEIVSRAGGSLSTLYSQFGDKEGLFLAVVERRVKELSNAMALELSAHTPAEEGLRRIGQNFVAQLLTPAGVGLYRIILGLAPKFPELSRQFYEKGLSEVRDALAEYLRDREQACELKLRDPLRAAHFFLEMVRGTMAHRALLNPGYFPDAEEINSVVEDAVSLFLDGLRQR; this is translated from the coding sequence ATGTCAATTACACCAAAGCGTGAAAGTGCATTGATGTCTGCTCCAGAGGCCAAATCCCTTGAAAGCACGGCGCCTGGTCGTTCGGCTCGGGCTGAGCAAAGGCGCGTTGCATTTCTCGATGCGGCCAGGGAAGTCTTTCTTGAGCAGGGATATGAAGCGGCGAGCATGGCGGAGATCGTCTCGCGGGCAGGGGGCTCGCTCTCGACGCTATATTCGCAGTTCGGCGACAAGGAAGGGTTGTTCCTGGCTGTGGTGGAGCGTCGGGTAAAGGAGCTGTCCAACGCTATGGCGCTGGAATTGTCTGCCCATACGCCGGCTGAGGAGGGTTTGAGACGCATCGGTCAGAATTTCGTCGCGCAGCTTCTCACGCCTGCCGGAGTCGGCCTTTACCGCATCATACTGGGGCTTGCGCCGAAGTTTCCTGAGTTGTCACGCCAGTTCTACGAAAAGGGACTGAGCGAGGTGCGCGATGCGCTGGCGGAATACCTGCGCGATCGCGAGCAGGCTTGCGAATTGAAGTTGCGCGACCCGCTTCGCGCAGCACATTTCTTCCTCGAAATGGTCAGGGGAACGATGGCGCACCGCGCCCTGCTGAATCCCGGATACTTTCCGGATGCGGAGGAAATAAACAGCGTGGTGGAAGATGCAGTCAGCCTCTTCCTGGATGGCCTTCGCCAGCGTTGA
- a CDS encoding HlyD family secretion protein gives MIGVGVVLAVVLAWKGVEWWTTGRFEVETDNAYVRADITLVAPKVQGYVENVVVSDNQAVKAGDLLLRLEGADAAASMEEARATLAASEAEAARARAQLASLKSTAAGAAASLTAENDRLSELNAGADAASANARLAQDELARDRQLAERGFFPKAGIDTATARFDAASASAEQANAAVVSQNSRIAVSRTALARANEDLSAAEAAIASADAQVAAARARVDAAALNSGRFEIRAPVDGIVTNRTVSQGQLVNPGQQTMAIVPVQNSYVIANFKETQVGKMKPGQPVELSIDAYPDMKVHGTVDSLAPASGGQFSLIPMDTATGNFTKIVQRVPVRISIADEALATGLMRPGLSVEATVSVKPARN, from the coding sequence ATGATCGGCGTTGGCGTCGTCCTCGCCGTCGTGCTTGCCTGGAAAGGTGTTGAATGGTGGACGACTGGCCGGTTCGAAGTTGAGACCGACAATGCCTATGTCCGCGCCGACATCACGTTGGTTGCCCCGAAGGTTCAGGGGTATGTCGAAAACGTTGTTGTGAGCGACAATCAGGCCGTGAAAGCTGGCGACCTCCTGCTGCGCCTCGAAGGCGCGGACGCCGCCGCCAGCATGGAAGAAGCCCGCGCCACGCTTGCCGCGTCTGAAGCCGAAGCAGCCCGCGCCCGCGCGCAGCTTGCCTCCCTGAAATCCACTGCCGCTGGCGCCGCCGCCAGCCTCACCGCAGAAAACGACCGCTTGTCCGAACTGAACGCCGGCGCCGATGCGGCCAGCGCGAACGCACGCCTTGCCCAGGATGAACTCGCCCGCGACCGGCAGCTTGCTGAGCGCGGCTTCTTTCCGAAGGCCGGCATCGACACCGCAACCGCCAGGTTTGACGCCGCCAGCGCATCGGCCGAGCAGGCCAACGCCGCCGTCGTATCTCAAAACAGCCGCATCGCTGTGTCCCGCACAGCGCTCGCCCGGGCGAATGAAGACCTGAGCGCCGCTGAAGCCGCCATTGCCAGCGCGGACGCGCAAGTCGCGGCCGCCAGAGCGCGCGTCGACGCCGCAGCACTCAATTCCGGCCGCTTTGAAATCCGCGCGCCGGTTGACGGCATCGTCACCAACCGGACCGTGTCGCAAGGCCAACTGGTCAATCCTGGCCAGCAGACGATGGCGATCGTCCCCGTGCAGAACTCCTACGTCATTGCCAACTTCAAGGAAACGCAGGTCGGCAAGATGAAGCCCGGCCAGCCGGTTGAGCTGAGCATTGATGCGTACCCGGACATGAAAGTCCACGGCACCGTCGACTCGCTCGCGCCAGCCTCGGGCGGCCAGTTCAGCCTGATCCCGATGGATACGGCGACCGGCAACTTCACCAAGATCGTGCAGCGAGTGCCCGTTCGCATTTCCATTGCGGATGAAGCATTGGCGACCGGCCTGATGCGGCCCGGATTGTCTGTCGAAGCCACTGTCTCGGTAAAGCCAGCCCGGAACTGA
- a CDS encoding DHA2 family efflux MFS transporter permease subunit — protein MTAATATPGAGAPAGAGAAHEKVPLTLHIGFLAMVIGMFMSILDVQIVASSIRQIQAGVAASGEEIAWVQTGYLIAEVVGIPLSGFLNRVFGIRRLFIISAGAFTVSSFLCALSWDLDSLVAFRAIQGFVGAAMVPTTMAAAFTLFPGGRSMTQQVMIGMVATLAPSIGPTLGGWVTEHLGWHWLFLINIVPGIAACVLVYLFVPKQKGDLNLLKRLDVLGFSAMALFLGSLEWVVDEGPAAGWFSDGDIRIATALCIISAAIFFYRAFSYHTPVVDLKVFGNRNFWSGSLLATIVGFGLYGSVYILPLFLGQVRGFSSLQIGHIMSISGLAMFIGGPLAGALTRRLDPRIVVGIGIALVMTGLWGNAQLTPQSGFDELFWPQALRGMGLILTMVPVSNLALGTLPPPQVANASGLFTVVRNLGGAIGIAALNTMTYHFTALHEQELGSRLDPSRPEVQAFLQQAEANAAAHGLADPSSTAIAQLVMRMKLEALTMTFNNLFMAMAMAFCFISLTLLVLKKPINAPGGPAH, from the coding sequence ATGACTGCCGCGACGGCCACGCCCGGTGCTGGTGCCCCTGCCGGTGCAGGCGCTGCGCATGAGAAAGTGCCCCTGACACTTCACATTGGCTTCCTCGCCATGGTGATCGGCATGTTCATGTCGATCCTCGACGTGCAGATCGTGGCAAGTTCCATTCGCCAGATTCAGGCGGGCGTTGCTGCCAGCGGTGAAGAAATCGCCTGGGTGCAAACCGGATACCTGATTGCGGAAGTCGTCGGAATTCCGCTGTCAGGCTTCCTCAACCGCGTTTTCGGCATCCGCCGCCTGTTCATCATCTCCGCCGGCGCCTTCACAGTTTCCAGCTTTCTGTGCGCGCTTTCATGGGACCTTGACTCGCTCGTCGCCTTCCGCGCCATACAGGGCTTTGTTGGCGCCGCCATGGTGCCCACCACAATGGCGGCCGCCTTCACACTGTTCCCCGGTGGGCGTTCGATGACCCAGCAGGTCATGATCGGCATGGTAGCAACCCTTGCTCCCTCCATCGGCCCGACGCTCGGCGGATGGGTCACCGAACATCTCGGCTGGCACTGGCTCTTCCTGATCAACATCGTTCCGGGCATCGCCGCCTGCGTGCTGGTCTATTTGTTCGTCCCCAAACAAAAGGGTGATCTCAACCTTCTGAAACGGCTCGATGTGCTTGGCTTCTCGGCCATGGCGCTTTTCCTCGGCAGCCTGGAATGGGTTGTCGATGAAGGCCCTGCGGCGGGCTGGTTCAGCGATGGCGACATTCGCATTGCAACCGCCCTCTGCATCATCTCCGCAGCGATCTTCTTCTACCGCGCTTTTTCTTATCATACGCCGGTCGTTGACCTGAAAGTATTCGGCAACCGGAACTTCTGGTCGGGCTCCCTGCTCGCCACAATCGTCGGCTTCGGCCTCTATGGGTCGGTCTATATTCTACCGCTGTTCCTCGGGCAGGTGCGGGGCTTCTCCTCGCTCCAGATCGGGCACATCATGAGTATCTCCGGCCTCGCCATGTTCATCGGCGGCCCGCTTGCCGGCGCCCTCACCCGCAGGCTCGATCCGCGCATCGTGGTGGGCATCGGCATCGCGCTCGTGATGACCGGCCTTTGGGGCAACGCGCAGCTGACGCCGCAATCGGGCTTTGACGAACTCTTCTGGCCTCAGGCGTTGCGTGGCATGGGCCTCATACTGACCATGGTGCCGGTGTCGAACCTTGCGCTGGGAACCCTGCCCCCGCCACAGGTGGCGAATGCGTCGGGCCTCTTCACTGTCGTGAGAAACCTCGGCGGCGCGATCGGCATCGCAGCGCTGAACACGATGACCTATCATTTCACCGCCCTGCACGAGCAGGAACTCGGCAGCCGCCTCGACCCGTCTCGCCCGGAAGTGCAGGCCTTCCTGCAACAGGCAGAAGCCAACGCCGCCGCCCACGGTCTGGCAGACCCTTCTTCGACGGCAATCGCCCAGCTCGTCATGCGGATGAAACTTGAAGCGCTCACCATGACTTTCAACAACCTGTTCATGGCCATGGCGATGGCGTTCTGCTTCATCAGCCTGACCCTCCTTGTGCTGAAGAAGCCAATCAATGCGCCAGGCGGGCCGGCGCACTGA
- a CDS encoding acetyl-CoA C-acetyltransferase, whose amino-acid sequence MAEAYIVDTCRTPRGVGKVGKGALAHMHPQHLAATVLSQLAERNKLNTETVDDIIWGTSSQRGAQGGDMGRMAALDAGYNVKASGVTLDRFCGSGITTVNLAAAQIMSGMEDCVIAGGCEMMSYTAASADPKSPPMMDAGNLRLRERHPQSQQGCCADAIATLEGIDREAVDRLAVVSQERAAVALKEGRFNRSVVPVYNVDGTLALDHEEFPRPGTTMESLSGLKTVFNMFWNIPVDDRGTTYGSLIESRYPQLKGSIQHVHHAGNSSGVVDGSGGVLMASDAYMKKHNLKPRARIVATANMGDCPTLMLNAPVPAAKKVLEKAGLSVNDIDVWEINEAFSVVAEKFIRDLKLNRDKVNVNGGAMALGHPIGATGSILIGTALDELERTEKRYGLVTMCAAGGMAPAIIIERLSA is encoded by the coding sequence ATGGCCGAAGCCTATATCGTTGATACCTGCCGTACGCCTCGCGGCGTTGGCAAAGTCGGAAAGGGCGCCCTCGCCCACATGCACCCGCAGCACCTTGCGGCGACCGTTCTCAGCCAGCTGGCCGAGCGCAACAAGCTCAACACCGAGACCGTTGACGACATCATCTGGGGCACGTCCAGCCAGCGCGGCGCGCAGGGCGGCGACATGGGCCGCATGGCCGCGCTCGACGCCGGCTACAATGTGAAAGCCTCCGGCGTGACGCTGGACCGCTTCTGCGGCTCGGGCATCACCACGGTTAACCTCGCCGCCGCGCAGATCATGTCCGGCATGGAAGACTGCGTCATCGCAGGCGGCTGCGAAATGATGAGCTACACGGCTGCTTCGGCGGATCCGAAAAGCCCGCCGATGATGGACGCTGGCAACCTGCGCCTGCGCGAACGTCACCCGCAATCCCAGCAAGGCTGCTGCGCGGATGCCATCGCGACGCTGGAAGGTATCGACCGGGAAGCCGTGGACCGCCTGGCTGTCGTCTCCCAGGAGCGCGCTGCTGTGGCCCTGAAAGAAGGCCGCTTCAACCGGTCCGTTGTGCCCGTTTACAACGTCGATGGCACGCTCGCCCTCGACCATGAAGAATTCCCGCGTCCGGGCACCACGATGGAAAGCCTGTCGGGCCTGAAAACCGTGTTCAACATGTTCTGGAACATCCCGGTCGACGACAGAGGCACCACCTATGGCAGCCTGATCGAAAGCCGCTACCCGCAGCTCAAAGGCAGCATCCAGCACGTTCACCATGCCGGCAACTCCTCGGGCGTTGTGGACGGCTCGGGCGGTGTGCTGATGGCATCCGACGCCTACATGAAGAAGCATAACCTCAAGCCGCGCGCCCGCATCGTTGCCACGGCGAACATGGGCGACTGCCCAACGCTGATGCTCAACGCTCCGGTTCCGGCTGCCAAGAAAGTGCTCGAGAAAGCCGGCCTCTCCGTCAACGACATCGACGTCTGGGAAATCAACGAAGCATTCTCAGTGGTCGCCGAGAAGTTCATCCGTGACCTGAAGCTCAACCGCGACAAGGTGAACGTGAACGGCGGCGCCATGGCCCTCGGCCACCCGATCGGCGCCACCGGCTCGATCCTCATCGGCACCGCGCTCGACGAGCTCGAGCGCACTGAGAAGCGCTACGGCCTCGTCACGATGTGTGCCGCTGGCGGCATGGCTCCGGCCATCATCATCGAGCGCCTCAGCGCCTGA
- a CDS encoding class I SAM-dependent methyltransferase produces MMDPVVFETLLLALETEAVTLPEDGPILVLNAEPGPWLSRLPKDRLVLRTTQKPAHDALTAAGYTVLAPDSVEIPQAKLTIVVPPRQRDYARALFARALLAAPEGGLILSALPNTLGAKTTDKSLAEIAGETTSLSKHKCRAFWATKDTSRINTALAKEWIAEDTPREIEPDLWSRPGLFSWDRVDPGSELLADSVPEHVKGLGVDIGAGNGFLSRELLTHCPAIERMDLYEADFRALGCIQGTMNEFEGRFQAHWADALNDMPKATYDFAVMNPPFHTGRADNTDLGRSFIRAAAATLKPSGTLWLVANRHLPYEAELSACFRAHEMLEDEAGYKIIRAEKPKRQK; encoded by the coding sequence ATGATGGATCCTGTTGTCTTTGAAACCTTGCTGCTCGCCCTCGAAACCGAGGCTGTCACCCTGCCTGAGGATGGCCCCATCCTCGTGCTGAATGCCGAGCCCGGCCCCTGGCTGTCGCGCCTGCCGAAGGACCGCCTGGTCCTGCGGACCACCCAGAAACCTGCCCATGACGCCCTGACAGCTGCCGGTTACACCGTACTCGCGCCGGACTCGGTCGAGATCCCGCAAGCAAAGCTGACAATCGTCGTCCCGCCGCGTCAGCGCGATTATGCCCGCGCCCTGTTCGCCCGCGCCTTGCTGGCTGCGCCGGAGGGTGGCCTCATCCTCTCCGCCCTGCCCAATACGCTCGGCGCCAAGACGACCGACAAATCCCTCGCCGAGATCGCCGGCGAAACAACCAGCCTGTCGAAGCACAAGTGCCGCGCCTTCTGGGCAACCAAAGATACCTCCCGGATCAACACGGCGCTCGCAAAAGAATGGATCGCCGAAGATACCCCGCGCGAAATCGAGCCCGATCTCTGGAGCCGACCCGGCCTCTTCAGCTGGGACCGTGTGGACCCCGGCAGCGAGCTGCTGGCCGACAGCGTGCCCGAACATGTGAAAGGCCTCGGCGTCGACATCGGTGCCGGCAACGGTTTCCTCAGCCGCGAGCTACTCACTCACTGCCCCGCCATTGAACGCATGGATCTCTATGAAGCGGACTTCCGCGCGCTCGGTTGCATTCAGGGCACGATGAACGAGTTTGAAGGCCGCTTTCAGGCGCATTGGGCCGACGCGCTGAATGACATGCCCAAAGCGACCTACGATTTCGCCGTGATGAACCCGCCCTTCCATACAGGCCGCGCGGACAATACCGACCTCGGCCGCTCCTTCATCCGCGCTGCGGCGGCAACGCTGAAACCTTCCGGCACGCTGTGGCTGGTCGCCAACCGGCACCTTCCGTATGAGGCAGAACTCTCTGCCTGCTTCCGCGCCCATGAAATGCTGGAAGACGAGGCCGGCTATAAGATCATCCGTGCCGAGAAGCCCAAGCGGCAGAAGTGA
- a CDS encoding pseudouridine synthase, whose amino-acid sequence MNDTRKLAKYLAGLGYGSRKEMEIAIRQGRIKGWGEEITFDGEPLDPAPGMVILMNKPAGFTCSHQDQGRLVYDLLPPRFIKRDPKLSSVGRLDAQTTGLLLFTDDGALLHKLISPKSEIPKTYEATLARPLEGHEAELFASGTLTLRGEDKPCLPATLEVTGECTARLTLTEGRYHQARRMFAAAGNHVEALHRARFGALELGDLAEGAWRLLTDAERSELA is encoded by the coding sequence ATGAACGACACGCGAAAGCTGGCGAAATACCTTGCCGGGCTCGGTTACGGCTCACGCAAGGAGATGGAAATCGCCATCCGCCAGGGGCGCATCAAGGGTTGGGGTGAAGAGATTACCTTCGACGGTGAACCTCTGGACCCCGCCCCAGGCATGGTCATCCTGATGAACAAGCCGGCCGGCTTCACCTGCTCCCACCAGGATCAGGGCCGCCTTGTATACGATCTTCTGCCGCCCCGCTTTATTAAGCGCGATCCGAAGTTGTCATCGGTCGGCCGCCTCGACGCGCAGACTACCGGACTCCTTCTGTTTACGGATGATGGTGCCTTGCTGCACAAGCTCATTTCGCCAAAATCGGAAATCCCGAAAACTTATGAGGCAACCCTCGCCCGGCCGCTGGAAGGCCATGAGGCAGAGCTGTTCGCTTCCGGCACGCTGACACTGCGCGGAGAGGACAAACCCTGCCTCCCCGCCACACTGGAAGTCACCGGCGAGTGCACGGCGCGCCTGACGCTTACAGAGGGCCGCTATCATCAAGCCCGCCGCATGTTCGCCGCCGCCGGCAACCATGTCGAAGCGCTTCATCGCGCCAGATTTGGCGCCCTTGAACTTGGCGACCTCGCCGAAGGCGCATGGCGATTGCTGACTGATGCGGAGCGCAGCGAACTTGCCTAG
- a CDS encoding TauD/TfdA dioxygenase family protein translates to MAYSDAEAGFTQFEARPLSPTIGAELIGANLAAPSEQLILEVRAALLRYQVVFFRDQDITRAQHIAFARAFGELEIHPATPDDQDNPEILRIAHGAASRGKENFWHSDVTWREAPSLGSILRAIELPPVGGDTLFANMVRAYEDLDPALQERLCALTAVHDIARVFAKRLNKNNDELHKRFPPQEHPVVRTHPETGQRLLYVNIAFTDYIKGVDRKESDELLAYLYSRAAIPEYQCRFRWAPGSIAFWDNRACQHYAASDYFPQVRVMERVTIAGDRPYFKAA, encoded by the coding sequence ATGGCGTACTCAGACGCTGAGGCAGGGTTCACGCAATTTGAGGCGCGCCCGCTTTCGCCGACGATCGGGGCGGAATTGATTGGTGCGAACCTGGCGGCGCCCTCAGAGCAGCTGATTTTGGAGGTCCGGGCTGCGCTGCTGCGCTACCAGGTCGTATTCTTTCGGGATCAGGACATAACCCGGGCGCAGCACATCGCCTTCGCCCGCGCATTCGGCGAACTCGAAATCCATCCGGCAACGCCAGACGATCAGGACAATCCGGAAATCCTGCGTATCGCGCACGGCGCAGCTTCCCGCGGGAAAGAAAATTTCTGGCATTCGGATGTCACATGGCGTGAGGCGCCGTCGCTTGGATCTATCTTGCGGGCAATCGAGTTGCCGCCTGTGGGTGGGGACACCCTCTTTGCAAATATGGTTCGGGCATATGAAGATCTAGATCCCGCCCTGCAGGAACGTTTGTGCGCACTTACCGCCGTGCACGATATTGCGCGCGTTTTTGCCAAGCGCCTGAACAAGAACAATGACGAGCTGCACAAACGGTTTCCGCCGCAGGAGCATCCGGTCGTACGGACTCATCCTGAGACGGGGCAGAGATTGCTTTACGTCAATATTGCGTTCACGGACTATATCAAGGGAGTGGACAGGAAAGAGAGCGATGAGCTGCTCGCATATCTGTATTCGCGTGCTGCAATTCCGGAATACCAATGCCGTTTCCGTTGGGCACCTGGCTCGATTGCCTTTTGGGATAATCGCGCCTGCCAGCACTATGCAGCCAGCGACTACTTTCCGCAGGTTCGCGTGATGGAGCGGGTAACGATTGCTGGTGACCGACCGTACTTCAAGGCTGCCTAG